A stretch of the Nothobranchius furzeri strain GRZ-AD chromosome 5, NfurGRZ-RIMD1, whole genome shotgun sequence genome encodes the following:
- the LOC139070199 gene encoding tetra-peptide repeat homeobox protein 1-like, producing MAFTDPRFSSHAAQASSPSLQSRSSGGPRSLTASTLSGVPTFAFPRGSVCPGPVVVPGVAPHPCPAVVPGTAPHPCPAVVPGAAPHPCPAVVPGTAPHPCPAGVPGTAPHPCPAVVPGTAPHPCPAVVPGAAPHPVLVVIPKDAPHSVAAVVPDDTPHPVPVVVPEDAPRPVQVVVPEDAPRPVQVVVPEDARHPVPVVIPVDVSQSGKVWI from the coding sequence ATGGCCTTCACAGATCCAAGGTTTAGCAGTCACGCCGCTCAAGCCTCAAGTCCCTCCCTTCAGTccaggtccagcggtggtcccagaagtCTCACCGCATCCACGCTCAGCGGGGTTCCTACTTTTGcctttccaagaggctccgtcTGTCCAGGTCCAGTGGTAGTTCCcggggtcgcaccgcatccatgtccagcggtggtcccagggaccgcaccacatccatgtccagcggtggtcccaggggccgcaccacatccatgtccagcggtggtcccagggaccgcaccacatccatgtccagcgggGGTCCCAGGGACcgcaccacatccatgtccagcggtggtcccagggaccgcaccacatccatgtccagcggtggtcccaggggccGCACCACATCCTGTTCTGGTGGTGATCCCGAAGGACGCTCCGCATTCTGTTGCCGCGGTGGTCCCAGACGACACTCCACATCCagttccggtggtggtcccagaggacgctccgcGTCCAGTTCaagtggtggtcccagaggacgctccgcGTCCAGTTCaagtggtggtcccagaggacgcccgTCATCCCGTTCCGGTGGTGATCCCGGTGGACGTGTCACAAAGCGGAAAAGTTTGGATTTAG